One genomic segment of Synchiropus splendidus isolate RoL2022-P1 chromosome 16, RoL_Sspl_1.0, whole genome shotgun sequence includes these proteins:
- the trip11 gene encoding thyroid receptor-interacting protein 11 isoform X2, whose protein sequence is MSSWLGGIGSGLGQSLGQVGGSLSSFTGQISNFTKDMLLEGVEEVGDPATQLQMSNSKLEEVEASFATQKSEYERLKKIHAELEEKLEAAEIQIKRQSADYRILLQQKDVEISHLKARQSGFQEEIQKLQRSAQASSVGPALLPVTTSASTTASSSASTFLTHSSGSHQGFHGDEVDLSDVIWSQQEINRLSSEVHRLEVEVAHWRRMSEASASAGNGNGDQGEIMKLHRTIKDLREQMGREVDEHQHELAALQDAQRQKLADVTRRHREELAEYEERIEELEEQSQGGEKESSQDNTKILELQRAVDSLQKAAEQKEKEVCELQASLEEALRKQTSLQLEKEEAQVENIGLLENYTRLQTSVAELQTRVQEQEGKAMQKAQLEQEIQALKKNLAAAEEQIERLKNPAEGEQGEEVEHADILELNTIIGSLRQENEALEQEKVALQEKLKAAEEPMGNSGEENLEMLNSLETELKKKAEALRSSEEECQTLMADLEKLDIQNQEATQHMISVREQLSAQLKESEAELLRVTAEHNATKEEKKTLEHELESQNEKLSQSAFTLNDLHMAKQQLERRVQELKDDLRESRSKAKEAQKEVVTLKKTLQEQEVDLLATKEELSQSGERSHEVQSVVDQLASKEAELTDLMRELNESRGAKEKLISEEYELKMENRKLKEGLQEALEKVEQLSKQMKESQAVLNRTVKEKETRIEALKLEISQLDGELRQAENTQSEQAKQYQRTIDELTRARSMDASALQTDHERAIKLNQEKDATIAQLRREMDQLTSDHKDTNEMLSMTVAGQKQLSDLLQENETLIETFKRNAADMQVEMDNSVSVLTKEAETLRLALDEKEKQLSGMKEENSHLKEEIDRIKDQQSRPQALAEPRTLDLITELETEITQLKSSSSHLEEEVQSLRRTTEEQKASLLLAQQSYQVQQSELEQAQARYQQTTLNYDRLILARDEEIARLQQSIRADSPTVEGDVILQEEKTQSMNQENGNEKHDLSKAEIEKLVKGMKEKETEISQLNEKNLSLTEQLDQMVVTRDEVGKLSQMIMQKDLEIQALHARVSLGGGNSQDVLFLQQQLQAYAVEREQVLAVLNEKARENSQLRSDYQRLIDIMAGKEAALVKLQQENQRLSNMSDPSGSQEMFKETIQNLSRIIREKDIEIDALTQKCQTLVTVLQASGGDSGSGSGGVSSNQFEELLQERDTLKQQVKKMEEWKQQVITTVKNMQHESAQLQEELLKLQGQVCADSDCSSKLSVDYSKLIQSYEQKERRLGSLSQELAQVQQTITQLSSTKEVLLGKLDHAQTSEAVTAHTAETLFAAEAQSTVQALPVEALKLQEELVSVRTQLTEKESVIRTLQENNHRLSNSASASESEQRTQAAEAQQVRDRLEALQRSVREKDLLIKTKGDQLTQISETLRNRENDNEVLKQAVTNLKERALILEVDAKKLKEENELVVVRSREKESEFRALQETNMQVSLLLREKEFALSAMSDKAATVEMMLKSKEQGKSSELNQLLNEIKSMQEKAVAFQQERDQVMMALKQKQMETTALQTELQHTKDKEQRLKLELERLRNHLLEVEDVYTREALAAEDRETDLRKKVSLLGERLATSSSAVESASQQANMQVESLQEQLSGAVKQRDEALTQLRVSQEQVNQYAVSLSNLQMVLEQFQQEEKAMYTAELEKLKKEVQDWRRKAQKLGDQVSALQLNLDEANAALDSASRLTDQLDLKEEQLEELKKQVDVRQEMLEEAQRKLMNLLNSTEGKIDKVLMRNLFLGYFHTPKTKRSDVLRLMGSVLGLSREDVDKMLEEDRMHGVTGWVSSWLGGRGSQSNSPDRPTSIQSINSSFSEMFVKFLEVESSPAMPAPKLPVLDIKPLSAASHRRTGSGGEKRTGEPNPFMVTRSTTVPLLVNPGSGTSGGHLLMKPISDSLPTFTPVPVSAEASGGAVLKDLLKQ, encoded by the exons ATGTCATCGTGGCTGGGAGGAATCGGCTCCGGCCTCGGACAGTCCCTGGGTCAGGTCGGGGGCAGCCTGTCGTCCTTCACGGGACAGATCTCAAACTTCACCAAAGATATGTTACTGGAAGGAGTGGAGGAAGTTGGAG ATCCTGCTACACAACTCCAGATGTCCAACTCTAagctggaggaagtggaggCTTCATTTGCCACCCAAAAATCTGAG TACGAGAGATTAAAAAAGATCCATGCTGAActagaggagaagctggaggcagcagagattCAGATAAAGCGACAGTCAGCAGATTACAGAATTCTCCTGCAGCAGAAGGAT GTGGAAATCAGCCACCTAAAAGCAAGACAAAGTGGCTTCCAGGAAGAGATACAGAAGCTGCAGCGCTCAGCGCAGGCGTCCTCTGTCGGCCCCGCTCTGTTACCAGTCACTACCTCAGCCTCAACCACTGCCTCTTCTTCCGCCTCCACTTTCCTGACACATTCTTCGGGGTCGCACCAGGGCTTCCACGGCGATGAGGTGGATCTCAGTGATGTCATCTGGTCGCAGCAGGAGATCAACCGGCTGTCGTCAGAAGTCCATCGTTTGGAGGTCGAGGTGGCGCACTGGAGGAGGATGTCAGAG GCCTCAGCGTCAGCAGGGAACGGAAATGGTGATCAGGGTGAGATTATGAAACTGCACAGAACAATCAAG GATCTTCGAGAGCAGATGGGTCGTGAGGTGGACGAGCACCAGCACGAACTGGCTGCTCTGCAGGACGCCCAACGACAGAAGCTGGCCGACGTCACCCGGCGTCACAGAGAGGAGCTGGCAGAGTATGAGGAACGGATAGAGGAGCTTGAAGAACAGAGCCAGG GGGGTGAAAAAGAAAGTTCTCAAGACAACACCAAGATACTTGAGCTCCAGAGAGCTGTGGATTCGCTGCAGaaagcagcagagcagaaggagaaggaggtttGTGAGCTGCAAGCCAGCCTGGAGGAGGCACTGAGAAAACAGACCTCACTGCAGCTGGAGAAGGAAGAGGCTCAGGTGGAAAACATCGGGCTTCTGGAGAATTACACTCGCCTTCAAACGTCAGTGGCTGAGCTCCAGACTCGGGTGCAAGAGCAGGAAGGCAAGGCAATGCAGAAGGCTCAGCTGGAACAGGAGATCCAAGCGTTAAAGAAAAATCTTGCAG ctgctgaggaacaaaTTGAGCGTTTGAAGAATCCTGCAGAG GGAGAGCAGGGCGAGGAAGTCGAACATGCTGACATTTTAGAGCTGAACACCATCATCGGGTCCTTAAGACAAGAGAATGAGGCTTTGGAACAAGAAAAG GTGGCGCTACAGGAGAAACTCaaagcagcagaggagccaATGGGAAATAGTGGAGAGGAGAATCTGGAGATGCTGAACTCACTGGAGACAGAGCTGAAAAAGAAAGCAGAAGCGTTGAGATCTTCTGAGGAGGAATGTCAAACCCTCATGGCAGACCTGGAGAAACTAGACATTCAGAATCAAGAAGCCACCCAG CACATGATCTCAGTTCGGGAGCAACTTTCTGCTCAGCTTAAAGAGTCTGAAGCGGAGCTATTGAGAGTGACAGCAGAACACAATGCAAccaaagaggagaagaagacctTGGAGCACGAGCTGGAGAGCCAAAACGAGAAGTTAAGCCAGAGTGCATTCACCCTAAATGACCTGCATATGGCCAAACAGCAGTTAGAACGTAGAGTGCAAGAGCTGAAGGACGACCTCAGAGAGTCGCGGTCAAAAGCGAAGGAGGCGCAAAAGGAAGTTGTAACGCTGAAGAAGACCTTACAGGAACAGGAGGTTGATCTTTTGGCCACCAAGGAAGAGCTGAGTCAAAGTGGTGAGAGAAGTCATGAAGTGCAAAGTGTTGTTGATCAGCTCGCAAGCAAAGAGGCGGAGCTGACGGACCTCATGAGAGAATTAAATGAATCACGTGGTGCTAAAGAGAAACTTATTTCAGAGGAGTACGAGTTAAAGATGGAGAACCGGAAGTTGAAGGAGGGGCTTCAGGAAGCTCTGGAAAAAGTGGAGCAGCTAAGCAAGCAGATGAAGGAAAGTCAAGCAGTACTGAATAGAACAGTGAAGGAGAAGGAAACCCGCATCgaagctctgaagctggagatCAGTCAACTTGATGGTGAGCTGAGACAGGCTGAGAATACCCAGTCAGAACAGGCAAAGCAGTATCAGCGCACGATAGATGAGTTGACCCGTGCACGATCGATGGATGCTTCGGCATTACAAACGGACCACGAGCGGGCCATCAAACTCAACCAGGAGAAGGACGCGACGATCGCTCAGCTGAGAAGAGAGATGGACCAACTGACATCTGACCACAAGGACACCAATGAAATGCTCTCCATGACTGTTGCAGGACAAAAACAACTGTCTGATTTGCTTCAGGAGAATGAAACGCTAATTGAGACGTTCAAGCGGAACGCAGCAGATATGCAGGTGGAGATGGACAACAGTGTTTCGGTCCTGACAAAGGAAGCTGAAACTCTGAGGCTGGCACTGGATGAGAAGGAGAAACAACTGAGCGGAATGAAGGAGGAGAACAGTCATTTGAAAGAAGAAATCGACCGGATCAAGGATCAGCAGAGCAGACCTCAGGCTCTTGCTGAGCCTCGGACTTTGGACCTCATCACAGAGCTGGAGACGGAGATCACCCAGCTGAAGTCCTCCAGCAGTCATCTTGAAGAGGAGGTCCAATCCCTGAGAAGAACCACGGAGGAGCAGAAGGCTTCGTTGCTTCTGGCGCAGCAGTCTTATCAAGTTCAGCAGAGCGAATTGGAGCAGGCTCAGGCTCGGTATCAGCAGACCACGCTCAACTACGACAGACTGATCCTTGCTCGGGACGAAGAGATCGCTCGGCTACAGCAAAGCATCCGTGCCGATTCCCCTACAGTGGAGGGTGACGTGATTCTTCAGGAAGAGAAGACACAGTCCATGAACCAGGAGAATGGCAACGAGAAGCATGACCTGTCAAAGGCGGAGATTGAGAAGCTAGTGAAGGGCATGAAGGAGAAGGAAACTGAAATTAGTCAACTGAATGAGAAGAACTTGTCGCTCACAGAGCAGCTGGATCAGATGGTGGTGACGCGGGATGAGGTGGGCAAGCTTTCCCAGATGATCATGCAGAAGGATCTGGAGATACAGGCACTTCATGCCAGAGTCTCTTTGGGAGGAGGCAACAGTCAGGATGTGCTTTTCCTCCAGCAGCAGTTGCAGGCGTACGCCGTGGAGCGAGAGCAAGTGCTGGCTGTGCTCAACGAGAAAGCCCGCGAGAACAGCCAACTTAGGTCCGACTATCAACGGCTCATCGACATCATGGCAGGGAAGGAAGCCGCTTTggtgaagctgcagcaggagaaccAGCGACTCTCAAACATGAGCGACCCGTCAGGAAGTCAGGAGATGTTCAAGGAGACCATTCAGAACCTCTCCAGAATCATTAGAGAGAAAGATATCGAGATTGACGCGCTGACCCAGAAATGCCAAACTCTGGTGACGGTCCTGCAGGCATCCGGCGGGGACTCCGGATCCGGGTCCGGCGGCGTCAGCAGCAACCAGTTTGAGGAGCTGCTGCAAGAAAGGGACACGCTGAAGCAGCAGgtgaagaagatggaggagtgGAAGCAGCAGGTGATCACCACCGTCAAGAACATGCAGCACGAGTCGGCACAGCTGCAGGAagagctgctgaagctgcagggTCAGGTCTGTGCCGACAGCGACTGCAGCTCCAAGCTCAGTGTCGACTACTCCAAGCTGATTCAGAGCTACGAGCAGAAGGAGAGGAGGTTGGGAAGCCTAAGTCAGGAGCTTGCTCAGGTGCAGCAAACCATCACCCAGCTGAGCAGCACGAAGGAGGTCCTGCTGGGTAAACTGGATCATGCTCAGACTTCAGAGGCTGTAACTGCTCACACAGCTGAGACTCTTTTTGCTGCTGAAGCTCAGAGCACCGTGCAAGCCTTGCCTGTTGAGGCCCTCAAACTGCAGGAAGAGCTTGTGTCTGTAAGAACACAGCTAACTGAGAAGGAGAGTGTGATTCGGACTCTCCAAGAGAACAACCACCGGCTCTCCAACTCGGCTTCTGCATCTGAGAGCGAGCAGAGAACTCAAGCCGCTGAGGCCCAGCAGGTCAGGGACCGACTGGAGGCGCTGCAGCGCTCCGTCAGGGAGAAGGACCTGCTCATCAAAACCAAAGGAGACCAACTCACCCAGATCAGTGAGACGCTGAGGAACCGCGAGAATGACAACGAGGTGCTCAAGCAAGCCGTGACCAACCTGAAAGAGAGGGCTCTTATTCTGGAGGTGGATGCTaagaagctgaaggaggagaacgAGCTGGTAGTGGTCCGGTCCAGGGAGAAGGAGTCCGAGTTCAGAGCCCTGCAGGAGACCAACATGCAGGTGTCGCTCCTGCTCCGGGAGAAGGAGTTTGCGTTGAGCGCCATGAGTGACAAAGCAGCGACGGTGGAGATGATGCTGAAAAGCAAAGAGCAG GGCAAGTCCAGTGAGCTCAACCAGCTCCTGAATGAAATCAAGTCCATGCAGGAAAAAGCAGTGGCGTTCCAGCAGGAGAGGGATCAAGTGATGATGGcgctaaagcagaaacagatgGAGACGACCGCACTGCAAACGGAG ctccagcacACGAAAGACAAAGAGCAGCGGCTCAAGTTGGAGCTGGAGAGGCTCCGGAATCACTTGCTGGAAGTGGAGGATGTTTACACACGGGAAGCTCTCGCTGCAGAGGACCGGGAGACCGATCTGCGCAAGAAGGTGTCACTATTAGGCGAGCGGCTAGCTACATCCTCGAGTGCTGTGGAGAGTGCCAG CCAGCAGGCCAACATGCAAGTGGAGtccctgcaggagcagctgagcGGCGCCGTCAAACAACGGGATGAAGCTCTCACCCAACTCCGGGTTTCCCAGGAGCAGGTCAACCAATatgcagtttcactttccaACCTGCAGATGGTGCTAGAGCAATTTCAGCAAG AGGAAAAAGCCATGTACACGGCAGAACTGGAGAAGCTTAAGAAGGAGGTGCAGGACTGGAGAAGGAAAGCTCAGAAGCTGGGGGACCAAGTGTCTGCACTGCAG TTAAACCTGGATGAAGCCAATGCTGCGCTTGACTCGGCCTCCAGACTTACTGATCAGCTTGATCtgaaggaggagcagctggaagaACTCAAAAAACAAG TTGATGTGAGACAAGAGATGTTGGAAGAAGCACAAAGGAAACTGATGAACCTTCTAAACAGCACAGAGGGGAAGATTGACAA AGTCTTGATGCGGAATCTCTTCCTGGGATACTTCCACACACCCAAGACTAAGCGATCTGATGTGCTGAGGCTCATGGGAAGTGTTCTGGGACTTAGCAGAGAGGACGTTGACAAG ATGTTGGAGGAGGACCGAATGCATGGTGTTACGGGTTGGGTATCAAGCTGGTTGGGAGGCAGAGGATCTCAGAGCAACTCACCCGACAGGCCGACAAGCATCCAATCCATCAACTCG TCGTTCTCAGAGATGTTCGTGAAGTTCCTGGAGGTGGAGTCGTCTCCAGCGATGCCTGCTCCAAAGCTTCCAGTCCTGGACATTAAACCCCTGAGTGCAGCTTCACACAGGCGGACGGGCAGCGGAG GAGAGAAGAGGACCGGAGAACCCAACCCCTTCATGGTGACCCGCTCCACCACTGTGCCGCTCCTTGTCAACCCAGGCTCCGGCACCTCTGGAGGTCACTTGCTGATGAAGCCAATCTCGGACTCTCTCCCCACCTTCACTCCAGTGCCAGTCTCCGCTGAAGCCAGTGGTGGTGCAGTGCTCAAAGACTTGTTGAAACAGTGA